Proteins from one Tenrec ecaudatus isolate mTenEca1 chromosome 8, mTenEca1.hap1, whole genome shotgun sequence genomic window:
- the KIAA1143 gene encoding uncharacterized protein KIAA1143 homolog — MSKRNQVSYVRPAEPTFLARFKERVGYREGPTVDTKRTQPQLPEEDGDHSDQDDEQPQVVVLKKGDLSAEEVMKIKAEIKAAKADEEPAPADGRIMYRKPVKRSSDEKYSGLTASSKKKKTKEDEINKEDSVKKSSQKQIRNSSLLSFDDDENE; from the exons ATGAGCAAGCGGAATCAGGTGTCTTACGTGCGGCCAGCCGAACCGACGTTCCTGGCCCGCTTCAAGGAGCGGGTCGGCTACAGGGAAGGGCCCACTGTGGACACCAAG agaactcagcctcaGCTCCCAGAAGAAGATGGCGACCACAGCGACCAAGATGACGAACAGCCCCAAGTCGTGGTTTTGAAAAAAGGAGATCTGTCAGCTGAAGAAGTCATGAAAATTAAAGCAGAGATTAAGGCAGCCAAAGCAG ATGAAGAACCTGCGCCAGCCGATGGAAGAATCATGTACCGGAAACCAGTCAAGCGTTCCTCTGATGAAAAATACTCGGGTTTGACAGCAAGCTCCAAAAAGAAGAAGACGAAGGAAGATGAAATAAATAAGGAGGACTCGGTTAAAAAGAGCTCACAAAAGCAAATCAGAAACAGCAGCCTGCTTTCTTTTGACGATGATGAAAATGAATAA
- the ZNF35 gene encoding zinc finger protein 35, giving the protein MTADVRETVALAPWGSVTVKEEEDKEERLLGQAPRPQLRSDNIKVWAPREGLRTGLDGSEQEEKGQNVFWDMAVILKARKDAPAGSPLGDYSLPGAHGVPAQVIVGKSERLETQGDMTSLGAEIRSTPSSVLKTEMCDEAEKPFILLGSIQKAGPGEPGLGETCERGNTLKKQRIKREKKGFRQVTVKECHSPDSFREGAQKCHIPRERHSLSSGPVKNQKSQPGQKPFTCSVCGKGFSQSANLVVHQRIHTGEKPFECHECGKAFIQSANLVVHQRIHTGQKPYVCSKCGKAFTQSSNLTVHQKIHSLEKTFKCGECEKAFSYSSQLARHQKVHITEKCYECSECGKTFTRSSNLIVHQRIHTGEKPFACNDCGKAFTQSANLIVHQRSHTGEKPYECKECGKAFSCFSHLIVHQRIHTAEKPYDCSECGKAFSQLSCLIVHQRIHSGDLPYVCNECGKAFTCSSYLLIHQRIHNGEKPYTCNECGKAFRQRSSLTVHQRTHTGEKPYECARCGAAFISNSHLMRHHRTHLVE; this is encoded by the exons ATGACTGCAGACGTGAGAGAGACCGTGGCCCTGGCCCCTTGGGGCTCAGTGACAGTGAAAGAGGAGGAGGACAAAGAAGAGAGGCTCCTGGGTCAGGCCCCCAGGCCACAGCTGCGCTCTGACAACATCAAAGTCTGGGCCCCCAGGGAGGGTCTTCGTACAGGCCTGGATGGATCAGAACAGGAGGAGAAG GGGCAGAATGTGTTCTGGGACATGGCAGTGATCCTGAAAGCAAGGAAGGACGCACCTGCTGGATCACCCCTTGGCGACTACTCATTACCTGGGGCCCACGGAGTGCCTGCTCAGGTGATCGTGGGCAAGAGTGAGAGACTGGAGACTCAGGGAGACATGACTTCTCTAG GTGCTGAAATCAGAAGCACACCATCGTCGGTTTTGAAAACCGAGATGTGTGATGAAGCAGAAAAACCCTTTATTCTATTAGGAAGCATCCAGAAAGCTGGCCCTGGAGAACCTGGGTTAGGAGAAACCTGTGAAAGGGGGAACACGTTAAAGAAACAAAGAATCAAGAGGGAAAAGAAAGGTTTCAGACAAGTGACAGTGAAGGAGTGCCACTCACCTGACAGCTTCAGAGAAGGAGCCCAGAAGTGTCACATCCCTAGGGAAAGACACAGCCTTAGTTCTGGCCCTGTTAAGAATCAGAAAAGTCAGCCAGGGCAGAAGCCTTTTACCTGTAGCGTGTGCGGGAAGGGCTTCAGTCAGAGTGCGAACCTCGTTGTGCATCAGCGAATCCACACTGGGGAGAAGCCTTTTGAATGTCACGAGTGCGGAAAGGCCTTCATTCAGAGCGCAAACCTCGTAGTGCACCAGAGGATCCACACTGGACAGAAACCGTATGTTTGTTcaaaatgtgggaaagccttcactCAGAGTTCAAATCTGACGGTGCATCAGAAAATTCACTCCTTAGAAAAAACCTTTAAGTGCGGTGAGTGTGAGAAGGCCTTCAGTTACAGCTCTCAGCTTGCTCGGCACCAGAAGGTGCACATCACCGAGAAGTGCTATGAGTGCAGCGAGTGTGGGAAAACGTTCACTCGGAGCTCCAACCTCATCGTCCACCAGCGGATCCACACTGGGGAGAAGCCCTTTGCCTGTAATGACTGTGGCAAAGCCTTCACCCAGAGTGCTAACCTTATCGTGCATCAGCGAAGCCATACTGGGGAGAAGCCATATGAGTGTAAAGAGTGTGGGAAAGCGTTTAGCTGTTTTTCACATCTCATTGTGCATCAGAGAATTCACACTGCAGAGAAGCCATACGACTGCAGtgagtgtgggaaagccttcagtCAGCTCTCTTGCCTTATCGTCCACCAGAGGATTCACAGCGGAGACCTCCCTTATGTGTGTAATGAGTGTGGGAAGGCCTTTACATGTAGCTCGTACCTGCTCATTCACCAGAGAATCCACAATGGGGAGAAGCCTTACACATGCAATGAATGTGGCAAGGCCTTTAGACAGAGGTCAAGCCTCACTGTACACCAGAGAACGCACACTGGGGAGAAGCCCTACGAATGTGCCCGGTGTGGCGCGGCTTTCATTTCTAACTCACACCTGATGCGACATCACAGAACCCACCTAGTTGAGTAA